The segment CGCGTCCGCGTCGAACTCGAAGGCACCCCGCCCGACTACCGGCCCGCGCAGGCCCCGCCGGTCCTGAGCTTCGCCGGCGACGCGCAGAGCGACTGGTTCGACCTCCAGGTGACCCTCGACGTCGACGGCCACAAGATCCCGATCACCACCATCATCTCCGCGCTCGCCTCCGGTGAAACGCACATGGTGCTCGACGACGGCACCTACTTCTCGCTCGAGATCGCCCAGTTGCAGACCCTCCGCGACCGCCTGGAGGAGGCCCGCGAACTCGGTGAGCTCGACGGCGACCGCGTCCAGACGCACACCCTGAACGCTTCCCTGTGGGACGAGCTGCTGGAGCTCGGCGTGGTCGACGAGCAACTCAAGGAGTGGCGCGCGCGGATCGCGCAGTTGGCGGCCGCGAAGCCGCCGCACCCCGTCGTCCCGCCGGAGGGTCTGCACGCCGACCTGCGTCCGTATCAGCAGGACGGCCTCGACTGGCTCAGCTTCCTGTGGGACAACGGACTCGGCGGCGTCCTCGCCGACGACATGGGTCTGGGCAAGACCGTCCAGACGCTCGCACTGATGCAGCGGACCGTCGACGCCACCCCGAACGCCCGCTTCCTGGTCGTGGCACCCACCAGCGTCACCGCCAACTGGGCGGCCGAGGCCAAGCGGTTCACGCCCGGCCTGAACGTCGTCACGGCGTCGGCCACCGAGAAGCGGATGGGCTCCAAACTGTCCGAACGCGCCAACGACGCGCAGATCGTCATCACCTCGTACGCGCTGATGCGGATCGACTACGACGCCTTCGCGGCCGTCGACTGGGCGGGCATCGTCTTCGACGAGGCGCAGTTCCTGAAGAACCACAATTCGAAGACGTATCAGGCCGCACGACGGCTCGACGCTCCGTTCAAGCTCGCGATCACCGGCACCCCGATGGAGAACCGGGTGATGGAGCTGTGGTCGCTGGTGTCGGTGGTGGCGCCGGGCCTGTACAGCTCGCCGAAGCTGTTCAAGGACCATTTCGCGGAGCCGATCGAGAGCGGTCAGGCGCCCGAACGGCTGGAGGTCCTGCGCCGTCGCCTGCGCCCGATCATGCTGCGCCGCACCAAGGGGCAGGTCCTCGTCGACCTGCCCGAGAAGCAGGAGCAGCTGCTGCCGATCGAGTTGGAGCCGAAGCACCGCAAGATCTACGACACCTATCTGGCGCGCGACCGCCAGCAGCTCCTCGGTCTGCTCGACGACTTCGACGGCAACCGCATCCAGGTGCTTCGCGCACTGACCCGGCTGCGGCAGTTGAGCCTGCACCCCGGGCTCGTCGATCACGAGCACGACGCGGTGAAGGCCGCGAAGATCGAGTACCTGTCCGAGCAGTTGCCCGTCCTGATCGACGAGGGGCACAGCGCCCTGGTGTTCAGCAGCTTCACCGGCTTCCTGAAGTTGGTGGCGAAGGCGCTCGACGACCAGAGGATCGCCTACAGCTACTTGGACGGCTCCACGCCGATCGGCAAGCGCGGTGCGCAGATCGGGCAGTTCACAGACGGCACCACCCGCGTGTTCCTGATCAGCTTGAAGGCCGGCGGCTTCGGTCTCAACCTGACCGCCGCCGACTACTGCTTCATGACCGACCCGTGGTGGAATCCGGCCGCCGAGAACCAGGCGGTCGACCGCGCGCACCGCATCGGCCAGCACCGCGCCGTCAGCGTGTACCGGATGGTGTCGTCGGGCACCATCGAGGAGAAGGTCATCGATCTGCAGAACCGCAAGCGGCAACTCTTC is part of the Gordonia phthalatica genome and harbors:
- a CDS encoding DEAD/DEAH box helicase, with protein sequence MTTPDWTADQVDAILAVFDSRTLQRARPYAATGMILDIEWDGTTLKGVSRGSGAQRYNCRVRVDMKTKHVSASCTCPVAIRCKHCAALVMAATGGGDPEAPAKQEASPLTLSRWRTLVDEITRSAAPAAAKPDGPELQLGLQFSIHRNRRGADDLTIRPLTVNEQGRWVKTRLMWKNLVSGAVADRHPAAALDVLTRLGTSLAVNTPSASVRDDMSLLLATPKVWDLLDDAHDAGVAFLNGNTAKHSRVIYGDHLSTRLHVSGQSAGVHVSLEVLVDGDPLPEAARRSLFPIGRPRAHGVAQEVGDDLYVGRIPHLTTTESMLLVSGVPLEVSDDELSDFQAALPTITADRSIVVDPDAFPSSSLTGPFPILRIRTGDAPAAAWSIGYESDGELHEFPAQGPLSGRFRTARTEQAMWDSVAPELEMVARSSHRWVETAAARLEKQLPSFRADYRRFNRMYSVLRQLRGRCTVPDAFKSIPEYRTITAPLSELEVAILCAETLPKITELGRVRVELEGTPPDYRPAQAPPVLSFAGDAQSDWFDLQVTLDVDGHKIPITTIISALASGETHMVLDDGTYFSLEIAQLQTLRDRLEEARELGELDGDRVQTHTLNASLWDELLELGVVDEQLKEWRARIAQLAAAKPPHPVVPPEGLHADLRPYQQDGLDWLSFLWDNGLGGVLADDMGLGKTVQTLALMQRTVDATPNARFLVVAPTSVTANWAAEAKRFTPGLNVVTASATEKRMGSKLSERANDAQIVITSYALMRIDYDAFAAVDWAGIVFDEAQFLKNHNSKTYQAARRLDAPFKLAITGTPMENRVMELWSLVSVVAPGLYSSPKLFKDHFAEPIESGQAPERLEVLRRRLRPIMLRRTKGQVLVDLPEKQEQLLPIELEPKHRKIYDTYLARDRQQLLGLLDDFDGNRIQVLRALTRLRQLSLHPGLVDHEHDAVKAAKIEYLSEQLPVLIDEGHSALVFSSFTGFLKLVAKALDDQRIAYSYLDGSTPIGKRGAQIGQFTDGTTRVFLISLKAGGFGLNLTAADYCFMTDPWWNPAAENQAVDRAHRIGQHRAVSVYRMVSSGTIEEKVIDLQNRKRQLFDALIDDGAAFSGAITADDVRGLLS